AGGCTCAGGTACGCCAGCGCCAGGACTGGCCCGGCGACAATGGCGATAACGAGCGAACGTCGCAAGCGGGAGGCAGGAGCCGATACAGCTTGGAGGTCGTCACGAGTCGAGGTCAAGGCTGAGTCCCTTCTTGCAGTAGGAGCTGGGCGGTAAAGGCTTTCTCACTCAGCAAAGCGAAAGATATCTCGGTCGCGCCTTCGCGGAAGGACGAACGAGAGGCGGTACGCACCACCTCAGCGAGATGGAGCATCCGTTGATGAAGCTGCTGTGCGTTGGCGGCCAAGGCTTGAGCGGAATGCATGAGCCCTGTCGTAGCGGCGAGCTGGCGTTTATACAGGGCGTCGAGTTCGAGGGCAGCCACACGCTCTTCGGCGGCAGCGCACTCGATATTGCCTTCGTTCCGGGCGAAAAGCGGCAGAGGAACGACAAGGCCAGCCACGAGCGTGTCGTGCCTGGCGGAACGTTTGTAGCCTGCGGTCAGCGTCGGGTCCGGGAGGCGGCGTGCTTTCTCCAGCTCTAGAGTATGGCGTACTTGTTCCAGTCGGGCGCGCGCGGCGACGATGGTTGGATGATGGTCGATGGCTTGACGAGCGAGGGTGGCAGGATCGCCGGACGGCGGAGCTAAGGGGGAGGGCATGACTAAGCGCGCGCCATCTAGTCGGTTGGGGGGAATCCAGCAAGGTGGCGAGCGTGGTGATCGCTTCCGTGAATCGCATGGACGCGTGGGTCATTTGCGTTTCCAGGCGTGTCGGTTCCAGTTGCAATTTCATCAAGTCGGCCTCGGCAGTATGGCCCTCCTCAACCCGACGCTGCAAAGCAGCGACCAGAGGTTGGAGTTCGTCGCGATGCTGGCGCAAGACTTCCGTGAGTGTGTACGCTTGGAGAGCCGCGAGATAGTGCTGCACCACTTCAAGGGTCAGCTCTCGTTCGGTTTGGGCGAGGAGGGCTTGAGCCTCTGAGACGCCAGCTGCTGCCGTGCCCGTGCGTGCCGCTCGCTTACCGCCCAGTT
This genomic stretch from Deltaproteobacteria bacterium harbors:
- a CDS encoding TolC family protein, with product MPSPLAPPSGDPATLARQAIDHHPTIVAARARLEQVRHTLELEKARRLPDPTLTAGYKRSARHDTLVAGLVVPLPLFARNEGNIECAAAEERVAALELDALYKRQLAATTGLMHSAQALAANAQQLHQRMLHLAEVVRTASRSSFREGATEISFALLSEKAFTAQLLLQEGTQP